One genomic segment of Methanococcus voltae PS includes these proteins:
- a CDS encoding class II glutamine amidotransferase has protein sequence MCGIIGFMSKKGRLIKGDKIAKALDSLRDRGNGEGSGYVGYGIYPEYADKYAIHVFIDNTVDFPQIKSKVEEILQRYGIIVKDEEIPVDDSVIKKEHISWRFFYEMDEKYAEIEEDKIVEMVIEINSKIDGAFIFSSGKNLGVFKAAAWPDEVAKYFKLDTYEGYMWLSHARYPTNTKGWWGGAHPFNLLGWSVVHNGEITSYGTNKRYVESFGYECNLLTDTEVVAYLFDLLSRKHKLPIEYVIGALAPRFWKDIDNMDDEKRKICEAIRMTYAGAAMNGPFAIVIGTNQGLVFSNGEVDNKNDMLGFTDRIKLRPLVAAEKDDLLFISSEEAAIRLICPELDRVWMPDAGKMTIARFEE, from the coding sequence ATGTGTGGAATTATAGGTTTTATGAGTAAAAAAGGTAGATTAATTAAAGGAGATAAAATTGCCAAAGCTTTGGATAGTTTAAGGGACAGAGGCAATGGCGAAGGTTCTGGTTATGTAGGATACGGAATATACCCAGAATATGCTGACAAATATGCAATCCACGTATTTATAGACAATACTGTAGATTTCCCACAAATAAAGTCCAAAGTTGAAGAAATACTACAGAGATATGGGATTATTGTAAAAGATGAAGAGATACCTGTAGACGACTCAGTTATCAAAAAAGAACATATTTCTTGGAGATTCTTCTACGAAATGGATGAAAAATATGCTGAAATCGAAGAAGATAAGATTGTTGAAATGGTAATTGAAATTAACTCCAAGATTGATGGAGCGTTTATATTCTCTAGCGGTAAAAACTTAGGCGTATTTAAAGCTGCTGCTTGGCCAGATGAAGTAGCTAAATACTTCAAATTAGACACTTATGAAGGCTACATGTGGTTATCACATGCTAGATACCCTACAAATACTAAAGGTTGGTGGGGAGGAGCTCACCCATTCAACTTATTGGGTTGGTCTGTAGTGCACAACGGAGAAATTACAAGCTACGGAACAAACAAAAGGTATGTAGAAAGCTTTGGATATGAGTGTAATTTATTAACAGATACCGAAGTTGTAGCATATTTATTCGATTTATTATCTAGAAAGCACAAATTACCAATAGAATATGTGATAGGTGCATTAGCTCCAAGATTTTGGAAAGATATAGATAATATGGACGATGAAAAAAGGAAAATATGCGAAGCAATTAGAATGACCTATGCAGGGGCTGCAATGAACGGACCATTTGCAATTGTAATAGGTACAAATCAAGGTTTAGTCTTCTCAAACGGCGAAGTAGACAATAAAAACGATATGTTAGGATTTACAGATAGAATTAAGTTAAGACCACTCGTAGCTGCAGAAAAGGACGATTTACTATTTATATCTAGTGAAGAAGCTGCAATTAGATTAATATGTCCAGAATTAGATAGAGTATGGATGCCAGATGCAGGTAAGATGACTATCGCAAGATTTGAAGAATAA
- a CDS encoding GltB/FmdC/FwdC-like GXGXG domain-containing protein, which yields MSKEVTIDTSGIYYKELNEQINEIIKDNPDLERITLNNVLGQRFIGNGISKNNLTIVINGIPGGDLAMFMKGPRVEVYGNADHAPGNTLDEGKVIIHGSSGDATGHSMRGGSVYVQGSVGYRSGIHMKEYKGKTPVLVIGETAGDFLGEYMAGGIIINLNIQSEDTEFVKNSMLGTGIHGGVIYIRGKVNESQLGVAADIKEFKKEDLEKITYYIEDYCNEFNYSDEIKNKLLNSNYTKIAPISSRPFKKLYTPDIR from the coding sequence ATGAGTAAAGAAGTAACAATAGATACTTCCGGTATATACTACAAAGAACTAAATGAGCAGATAAATGAGATTATTAAAGATAATCCGGATTTAGAACGTATAACATTAAATAATGTTTTAGGTCAAAGGTTTATAGGAAACGGAATCTCTAAAAATAACTTAACAATAGTTATAAACGGAATACCTGGTGGAGACTTGGCTATGTTCATGAAAGGCCCTAGGGTAGAAGTTTATGGAAATGCTGACCATGCTCCAGGAAATACATTGGACGAAGGAAAAGTTATAATTCATGGCAGTAGTGGCGATGCTACAGGTCACTCCATGAGAGGCGGTTCTGTATATGTTCAAGGTAGTGTAGGCTATAGAAGTGGCATACATATGAAAGAATATAAAGGTAAAACTCCTGTTTTAGTAATTGGAGAAACTGCAGGCGACTTTTTAGGCGAATATATGGCAGGAGGCATTATTATAAATTTAAATATACAATCTGAAGATACCGAATTTGTAAAAAATTCAATGTTAGGTACCGGAATTCACGGTGGAGTAATATACATACGTGGAAAAGTTAACGAAAGTCAACTAGGAGTAGCTGCAGATATTAAAGAATTTAAAAAAGAAGATTTAGAAAAAATCACATACTATATTGAAGATTATTGCAATGAATTTAATTACAGCGATGAAATAAAAAATAAATTACTAAATTCAAATTATACAAAAATTGCCCCAATTTCAAGCAGGCCATTTAAAAAATT
- a CDS encoding glutamate synthase-related protein: protein MIPSTVPPKYKITIDHDKCILCGRCAKECAWDAIRKSKDKIITYDNRCGSCFRCASMCPRDAITIIENPSQGRKHPVWTPEARQDVLNQANSGCILLSGMGNAKDYPIYYDNIVLDACQVTNPSIDPLREPMELRTYIGSKPEKLEFEYIEEEIDGKKVKKSKLKTKIAPNLKLDTPIMIGHMSYGAISLNSHKAMAKAVKRCGTFMGTGEGGLHRDLYEYSDNIITQVASGRFGVNSEYLSKGAAIEIKIGQGAKPGIGGHLPGEKVSAEVSMTRMIPEGSDAISPAPHHDIYSIEDLAQLVRSLKEATRWKLPVFVKISAVHNVAAIANGIATSDADAVVIDGFKGGTGAAPKVFRDNVGIPIEVAISAVDDRLREQGNRNKVSIIASGGIRNSADVFKSIALGADAVYIGTAAMIAMGCTVCGRCYGGKCCWGIATQRADLVERLEIEEAADRVSNLIGAWTHEIKELLGAAGINSIESLRGNRDRLRGIGLNEVELKALGLKQAGL, encoded by the coding sequence ATGATTCCATCAACTGTTCCACCAAAATATAAAATTACAATTGACCATGACAAATGTATATTGTGTGGTAGATGTGCAAAAGAATGTGCTTGGGACGCTATCAGGAAATCAAAAGATAAAATCATAACTTACGACAATAGATGTGGTTCATGCTTTAGATGTGCATCAATGTGCCCTAGAGATGCAATTACAATTATTGAAAATCCTTCACAAGGTAGAAAACATCCTGTATGGACCCCCGAAGCAAGACAGGATGTATTAAACCAGGCTAATTCAGGTTGTATTTTATTAAGCGGTATGGGCAATGCAAAAGACTATCCGATATACTATGATAATATAGTATTGGATGCTTGTCAGGTTACAAATCCATCAATAGACCCATTAAGAGAACCTATGGAATTAAGAACATATATTGGTTCAAAACCTGAAAAATTAGAATTTGAATATATTGAAGAAGAAATTGATGGTAAAAAAGTTAAAAAATCAAAATTAAAAACTAAAATAGCTCCTAATTTAAAATTAGATACCCCTATAATGATAGGACATATGTCATATGGTGCTATTTCACTAAATTCCCATAAAGCTATGGCAAAAGCTGTAAAAAGATGTGGAACATTTATGGGAACTGGAGAAGGTGGACTCCATAGGGATTTATACGAATATTCCGATAATATAATCACTCAAGTTGCTAGTGGTAGATTTGGAGTTAATAGTGAATATCTTTCAAAAGGAGCTGCAATTGAAATTAAAATAGGTCAAGGTGCAAAACCAGGTATTGGTGGACATTTGCCAGGTGAAAAAGTTTCAGCTGAAGTTTCAATGACTAGAATGATTCCAGAGGGTTCAGATGCAATATCACCTGCACCTCATCACGATATTTATTCAATTGAAGACTTAGCACAACTTGTAAGAAGTTTAAAAGAAGCTACTAGATGGAAATTACCAGTATTTGTTAAAATATCTGCAGTACATAATGTAGCAGCTATTGCAAATGGTATTGCAACTTCCGATGCGGATGCAGTTGTAATTGATGGATTCAAAGGTGGAACTGGTGCTGCACCTAAAGTATTCCGTGATAACGTAGGTATTCCTATCGAAGTAGCTATTTCTGCAGTCGATGACAGACTAAGGGAACAAGGAAACAGAAATAAAGTAAGTATTATCGCAAGTGGAGGTATTAGGAACTCTGCTGATGTATTTAAGTCTATTGCCCTAGGTGCTGACGCGGTATATATTGGTACAGCTGCAATGATAGCTATGGGTTGTACAGTTTGCGGTAGATGCTACGGTGGAAAATGCTGTTGGGGTATTGCAACTCAAAGAGCTGATTTAGTTGAAAGATTAGAAATTGAAGAAGCTGCAGATAGAGTTTCAAATTTAATTGGTGCTTGGACTCATGAAATTAAAGAATTACTTGGTGCTGCAGGTATAAACTCTATTGAAAGTTTAAGAGGAAATAGGGATAGATTAAGAGGAATAGGTCTTAATGAAGTAGAATTAAAAGCTTTAGGATTAAAACAAGCTGGTTTATAA